In one window of Apis mellifera strain DH4 linkage group LG12, Amel_HAv3.1, whole genome shotgun sequence DNA:
- the LOC413064 gene encoding DNA replication licensing factor Mcm6 isoform X1: MDVGDSQITRARVTDEVGIKCQKLFQDFLEEFKEDGVVKYLEPAKELVSPEHSTLEVTFDDVDEYNQVLSTTIVEEYYRVYPYLCQAVCNFVKDVAELSKEKECYVSFVEVPTRQKLRELNASKFGTLIRISGQVIRTHPVHPELVLGTFVCMDCNAVIKNVEQQFKFTNPTICHNPVCSNRRRFLLDVDNSIFIDFQKVRVQETQAELPRGCIPRSLEIILRAEAVETVQAGDRYDFTGTMIVIPDISVLSLPGVKADLKAKRRKTAEDGDGITGLKSLGTRELTYKTAFLACSVTPTSFRFGGTETNMEELSQEMMKKRMSEAEWNRIYEMSRDKNLYQNLVNSLFSSVHGNDEVKKGIILMLFGGVPKTTMEGTSLRGDINCCLVGDPSTAKSQLLKSVAEIVPRSIYTSGKASSAAGLTAAVVRDEESPDFVIEAGALMLADQGICCIDEFDKMDVRDQVAIHEAMEQQTISLAKAGVRATLNARTSILAAANPVGGRYDRKKSLQQNVQLTAPIMSRFDLFFIIVDECNEIIDNAIAKRIIDLHCDNFQDIETVYTQSEIIRYINFAKHFKPVLSQEASEFLIDSYTLLRQRTGTNAGKWRVTVRQLESLIRLSEAMAKLECSDEVTVKHVKEAKRLLSKSIVTVEQPDIDLEEDENEQMDVDMNEAPPLMAALNAIDNSEMETPPQSQEVAKKKLTMSFEEYKNLSNMLVLYMRNEEIRAETEPSEDAKGGLKKSELVAWYLDQIQDQIDSEEELLERKNFIEKIIDRLTYHDQIIIPLTTTDLRDKDEDEEDDPLLVVHPNYIIDV, encoded by the exons atggatgTCGGAGATTCGCAAATTACAAGAGCACGTGTAACTGATGAAGTTGGAATCAAgtgtcaaaaattatttcaagactTTTTGGaaga aTTTAAAGAAGATGGAGTTGTAAAGTATCTTGAACCAGCTAAAGAACTTGTAAGTCCAGAACATAGTACATTAGAAGTGACTTTTGATGATGTAGATGAATATAATCAAGTACTTTCTACAACTATTGTTGAAGAATATTACag AGTTTATCCATACTTGTGTCAAGCAGTGTGTAATTTTGTCAAAGATGTTGCAGAAttaagtaaagaaaaagaatgttaTGTAAGTTTTGTGGAAGTTCCAACAAGacaaaaattaagagaattaaATGCATCAAAGTTTGGTACATTAATACGTATATCTGGCCAAGTAATAAGGACACATCCTGTGCATCCAGAATTAGTATTAGGAACGTTTGTTTGTATGGATTGTAATgctgttataaaaaatgtagaacAACAATTTAAG TTCACAAATCCAACAATTTGTCATAATCCAGTATGTAGTAATAGGAGGCGTTTTTTATTGGATGttgataattctatatttattgattttcaaaaagtCAGAGTACAAGAAACACAAGCAGAACTTCCTAGAGGTTGTATTCCTCGTTcacttgaaataattttacgagCTGAAGCTGTTGAAACTGTTCAAGCTGGTGATag GTATGATTTTACAGGAACTATGATAGTAATACCAGATATATCAGTTCTTTCACTTCCTGGTGTAAAAGCTGATCTTAAGGCAAAACGTCGAAAAACTGCAGAAGATGGAGATGGTATAACAGGATTGAAATCTTTAGGAACACGTGaattaacatataaaacaGCATTTTTGGCTTGTAGTGTTACTCCAACAAGTTTTAGa tttGGTGGTACTGAAACAAATATGGAAGAACTTTCTcaagaaatgatgaaaaaacgAATGTCAGAAGCAGAATGGAACCGTATATATGAGATGAGTCgcgataaaaatctatatcaaAATCTtgttaatagtttattttcgTCAGTGCACGGTAACGATGAagttaaaaaaggaattattttaatgttatttggCGGTGTGCCAAAAACAACAATGGAAGGCACCTCGCTACGAGGGGATATAAATTGTTGTCTTGTTGGTGATCCTAGTACTGCAAAatctcaattattaaaaagtgttGCTGAAATTGTGCCAAGATCGATTTATACTTCAGGAAAAGCATCTTCTGCAGCTGGATTAACTGCTGCTGTAGTAAGAGACGAAGAATCGCCTGATTTTGTTATTGAAGCTGGTGCTTTGATGCTTGCTGATCAAGGTATTTGTTGTATCgatgaatttgataaaatggaTGTCAGGGATCAAGTTGCTATACACGAAGCTATGGAGCAGCAAACAATTTCATTAGCCAAA gcTGGTGTAAGAGCAACTTTGAACGCTCGAACGTCAATATTGGCGGCGGCAAATCCTGTTGGAGGACGATATGACAGAAAAAAGTCTTTGCAGCAAAATGTCCAATTAACAGCTCCTATTATGTCCAgatttgatttattctttattatagttGATGAGTGCaacgaaattatcgataatgcAATCgctaaaagaattattgatcTACATTGTGATAATTTTCAAGACATTGAAACAGTATATACACAATCAGAGATCATTAGATACATTAATTTTGCTAAACATTTTAAACCTGTATTAAGTCAG gaagcatcagaatttttaatcgatagtTATACATTGCTCAGACAAAGGACCGGTACTAATGCCGGCAAATGGAGAGTTACCGTTAGACAATTAGAAAGTCTTATCAGATTATCAGAAGCAATGGCTAAGTTAGAATGTTCTGATGAAGTTACTGTAAAACATGTTAAAGAAGCAAAACGTTTATTAAGTAAAAGTATTGTTACTGTAGAACAGCCAGATATAGACTtggaagaagatgaaaatgaGCAAATGGACGTTGATATGAATGAAGCTCCACCTCTTATGGCTGCTCTTAATGCGATAGATAACAGCGAAATGGAAACTCCTCcac AATCGCAAGAGGTAgccaaaaagaaattaacaatgtcctttgaagaatataaaaatttatccaacaTGTTAGTGTTATATAtgagaaatgaagaaattcgTGCTGAAACTGAACCTTCAG AGGATGCTAAAGGTGGATTAAAGAAATCAGAATTAGTTGCATGGTATCTAGACCAAATACAAGATCAAATAGATTCAGAGGAAGAattattggaaagaaaaaattttattgaaaaaattattgatagacTAACATATCAC gatcaaattataatacctTTAACTACGACAGATCTAAGAGACAAagacgaagacgaagaagatGATCCTTTACTTGTTGTGCAtcctaattatattatcgatgtttaa
- the LOC413064 gene encoding DNA replication licensing factor Mcm6 isoform X2 — MDCNAVIKNVEQQFKFTNPTICHNPVCSNRRRFLLDVDNSIFIDFQKVRVQETQAELPRGCIPRSLEIILRAEAVETVQAGDRYDFTGTMIVIPDISVLSLPGVKADLKAKRRKTAEDGDGITGLKSLGTRELTYKTAFLACSVTPTSFRFGGTETNMEELSQEMMKKRMSEAEWNRIYEMSRDKNLYQNLVNSLFSSVHGNDEVKKGIILMLFGGVPKTTMEGTSLRGDINCCLVGDPSTAKSQLLKSVAEIVPRSIYTSGKASSAAGLTAAVVRDEESPDFVIEAGALMLADQGICCIDEFDKMDVRDQVAIHEAMEQQTISLAKAGVRATLNARTSILAAANPVGGRYDRKKSLQQNVQLTAPIMSRFDLFFIIVDECNEIIDNAIAKRIIDLHCDNFQDIETVYTQSEIIRYINFAKHFKPVLSQEASEFLIDSYTLLRQRTGTNAGKWRVTVRQLESLIRLSEAMAKLECSDEVTVKHVKEAKRLLSKSIVTVEQPDIDLEEDENEQMDVDMNEAPPLMAALNAIDNSEMETPPQSQEVAKKKLTMSFEEYKNLSNMLVLYMRNEEIRAETEPSEDAKGGLKKSELVAWYLDQIQDQIDSEEELLERKNFIEKIIDRLTYHDQIIIPLTTTDLRDKDEDEEDDPLLVVHPNYIIDV; from the exons ATGGATTGTAATgctgttataaaaaatgtagaacAACAATTTAAG TTCACAAATCCAACAATTTGTCATAATCCAGTATGTAGTAATAGGAGGCGTTTTTTATTGGATGttgataattctatatttattgattttcaaaaagtCAGAGTACAAGAAACACAAGCAGAACTTCCTAGAGGTTGTATTCCTCGTTcacttgaaataattttacgagCTGAAGCTGTTGAAACTGTTCAAGCTGGTGATag GTATGATTTTACAGGAACTATGATAGTAATACCAGATATATCAGTTCTTTCACTTCCTGGTGTAAAAGCTGATCTTAAGGCAAAACGTCGAAAAACTGCAGAAGATGGAGATGGTATAACAGGATTGAAATCTTTAGGAACACGTGaattaacatataaaacaGCATTTTTGGCTTGTAGTGTTACTCCAACAAGTTTTAGa tttGGTGGTACTGAAACAAATATGGAAGAACTTTCTcaagaaatgatgaaaaaacgAATGTCAGAAGCAGAATGGAACCGTATATATGAGATGAGTCgcgataaaaatctatatcaaAATCTtgttaatagtttattttcgTCAGTGCACGGTAACGATGAagttaaaaaaggaattattttaatgttatttggCGGTGTGCCAAAAACAACAATGGAAGGCACCTCGCTACGAGGGGATATAAATTGTTGTCTTGTTGGTGATCCTAGTACTGCAAAatctcaattattaaaaagtgttGCTGAAATTGTGCCAAGATCGATTTATACTTCAGGAAAAGCATCTTCTGCAGCTGGATTAACTGCTGCTGTAGTAAGAGACGAAGAATCGCCTGATTTTGTTATTGAAGCTGGTGCTTTGATGCTTGCTGATCAAGGTATTTGTTGTATCgatgaatttgataaaatggaTGTCAGGGATCAAGTTGCTATACACGAAGCTATGGAGCAGCAAACAATTTCATTAGCCAAA gcTGGTGTAAGAGCAACTTTGAACGCTCGAACGTCAATATTGGCGGCGGCAAATCCTGTTGGAGGACGATATGACAGAAAAAAGTCTTTGCAGCAAAATGTCCAATTAACAGCTCCTATTATGTCCAgatttgatttattctttattatagttGATGAGTGCaacgaaattatcgataatgcAATCgctaaaagaattattgatcTACATTGTGATAATTTTCAAGACATTGAAACAGTATATACACAATCAGAGATCATTAGATACATTAATTTTGCTAAACATTTTAAACCTGTATTAAGTCAG gaagcatcagaatttttaatcgatagtTATACATTGCTCAGACAAAGGACCGGTACTAATGCCGGCAAATGGAGAGTTACCGTTAGACAATTAGAAAGTCTTATCAGATTATCAGAAGCAATGGCTAAGTTAGAATGTTCTGATGAAGTTACTGTAAAACATGTTAAAGAAGCAAAACGTTTATTAAGTAAAAGTATTGTTACTGTAGAACAGCCAGATATAGACTtggaagaagatgaaaatgaGCAAATGGACGTTGATATGAATGAAGCTCCACCTCTTATGGCTGCTCTTAATGCGATAGATAACAGCGAAATGGAAACTCCTCcac AATCGCAAGAGGTAgccaaaaagaaattaacaatgtcctttgaagaatataaaaatttatccaacaTGTTAGTGTTATATAtgagaaatgaagaaattcgTGCTGAAACTGAACCTTCAG AGGATGCTAAAGGTGGATTAAAGAAATCAGAATTAGTTGCATGGTATCTAGACCAAATACAAGATCAAATAGATTCAGAGGAAGAattattggaaagaaaaaattttattgaaaaaattattgatagacTAACATATCAC gatcaaattataatacctTTAACTACGACAGATCTAAGAGACAAagacgaagacgaagaagatGATCCTTTACTTGTTGTGCAtcctaattatattatcgatgtttaa